CTTGGATTCGAAATTAACCCACCACGAATATTCATTATATCCACCAATAACTTTTCGTGGGCTTCTTTCACCATCTTTATCGCACGTGGGTCAGTTATAGCTGCATCCGCACATTTTACAAAGCTTCTTTCCATATCTTGAAACGCTTTGAACTCTTCACTCATGTGAGGATAACCACCTGCAAAAACAATACTAGAGTGCGGTCTATACTCTCTTGCCCGCCATCTTTTCATGATATAACGATCGTGTACATGATTGATATCTTTGTACACCAAGACTTTTAAGATATGAACACAAAATATGCCTTTAAATTCATACCTACGGCAGTTGCAGCTTATATATTCCCCAAAAGGACGATACTCGACGGTGTAAGTGTATTCCTTGTGAAAAACATTCTGCACTAATCGCATCTCCTTTATCTTGCAACGATGCACACCATCTTCACCAATTGCGACATCTTCCACATTACAACTGctaattttcttgatttccaCTTGCAACAAGAGGCCGATGTTATAAGTGTATTCACCTAGCAATTGTTTTTCCCATTGAAAAGTTGTCACAGGTATCAACATCACGCACTTTGACTTGTAATCAGCGTTCATCTCCTTCTGAAGTTTGTCTTGAATAGCGACCTCGTATTGTTCCACAAATAGTTTCAATGTGCTCCTTGAGTTCACAAAACCATCAAAGAATGCGTGCATAGATTCACTTCGTTGGGTCGATACCATACCAGCCCAAAAAGTATGATTCAAATAGATGGGTGCCCAATTCTCCTTTTCATCAAACAAATCTTTCAGCCACCTATTGTTATGAAGACTGTGTTTAGATAGAAAATCTGTCCACCTTGACTCGAATTCCGCAATACTGAGACTGTCATATATCGTTGAGTAGAAATCAGACGAACAGCTACGAAAGTCAGCAACACCTTTGAACTTTTGTGGAATTTTACAGGCAATATGCCATAGACAAAGTCTATGTATAGTCATTGGAAAAACTGCCTTCACGGCAATCTTTATACTCTCACATTGATCTGTCAGCATTGCTGTAGGTTGAACACCTTTCATGGCCAGTAACCAGTTGCTAAAGAACCATTTAAATGATTCGGACTGCTCATGACTTAATAGACCACATCCCAATAATATTGATTGGTTATGTTGGTTAACTCCGACAACCGTCGCCAACGGCATCTTGTATTTGTTTACAAGGTAAGTTGTATCAAAACTCACAACATCGTGGAACTCTTCGTACGCAGCTATACTACGAGGATGTACCCACATCACATTACGTAGACGTCCTTCATCGTCAACATCCATAATgtgaaaaaagtttttatctTGCAATTGCATCCTCAAAAACAGCCTGTGTATAGCTTCAGCATCCCCCTCTCCAAGTCTCAACCTTCTCCTTTTATCTATGTAGTTCCTACAGTCTCGTTGATTAACACCTAAATTCTGAGGACCTCCGGCCATAACTTCTAGAGTCCTCACGTTTTTACAAGTCCTATAGCCTGCAATATCTCGATTTTCCAGTAGGCGTTTCATGTGCAAAGTTAACTCTCGATTACCCGCCATAAACATTGACAATTCCGGCTCAAGACTGTGATTGTGATTCAACTTAACATTCGACACAATCACTTTACCATTAGTCTTTACAATGCAACTAAGACGAGCTGGACATTGCGTTTGTCTGGTAAACTTCTTAATTGCATCCTTAGGCTTTCGCCCTTTGGAGCATGCAAGCATGTAATACTTAGACGACGAGTTACGTGTT
The Salvia hispanica cultivar TCC Black 2014 unplaced genomic scaffold, UniMelb_Shisp_WGS_1.0 HiC_scaffold_1204, whole genome shotgun sequence genome window above contains:
- the LOC125198106 gene encoding protein FAR1-RELATED SEQUENCE 6-like, which produces MMNEIFEEVFGDNHELSEESNNNGEEVYDVTVEEEDNNNDEEGDDWIEEEEDENNNREETANEILDSNGVDGDDDNDVSGEDRIANMAPMKGMEYDSKESLKTAYRDYAKLAGFSIATRNSSSKYYMLACSKGRKPKDAIKKFTRQTQCPARLSCIVKTNGKVIVSNVKLNHNHSLEPELSMFMAGNRELTLHMKRLLENRDIAGYRTCKNVRTLEVMAGGPQNLGVNQRDCRNYIDKRRRLRLGEGDAEAIHRLFLRMQLQDKNFFHIMDVDDEGRLRNVMWVHPRSIAAYEEFHDVVSFDTTYLVNKYKMPLATVVGVNQHNQSILLGCGLLSHEQSESFKWFFSNWLLAMKGVQPTAMLTDQCESIKIAVKAVFPMTIHRLCLWHIACKIPQKFKGVADFRSCSSDFYSTIYDSLSIAEFESRWTDFLSKHSLHNNRWLKDLFDEKENWAPIYLNHTFWAGMVSTQRSESMHAFFDGFVNSRSTLKLFVEQYEVAIQDKLQKEMNADYKSKCVMLIPVTTFQWEKQLLGEYTYNIGLLLQVEIKKISSCNVEDVAIGEDGVHRCKIKEMRLVQNVFHKEYTYTVEYRPFGEYISCNCRRYEFKGIFCVHILKVLVYKDINHVHDRYIMKRWRAREYRPHSSIVFAGGYPHMSEEFKAFQDMERSFVKCADAAITDPRAIKMVKEAHEKLLVDIMNIRGGLISNPSSNGENARISIDPPAILDPLVSIPRGWPRADTRLRSNFDINTTRNRRGGGRTGARGRGTNRGQGVA